TCCCAGAAGTAGGAGTAAAATTACTGAAACGCTCTGCAGGTTTATCCCTCAGCATCAGGAATACAtttcatcacttcctgtctcaggTTTTGATGTTTAAACCTTTATTTTAGTCAACAGATTAATTACAATAAGCAGGACTGGATTCATGTCTAATCGTTAATCACACCTCGCTGTATGTCAGTCTGCTAACGCTGTACGTTTAACAGCCAcgttattaatttattacactTCTTTAACTTACTGtctgtttttcctcattttgaatttttctaattttttttttctcccttttcattcaaattaaagtgagttattgtgttttatttgtgtattttacttGAGTCATTACTGTAAAGCTCTAATTAAAAATAaggcagtttttatttaaaaataaataaatacagtgatTAGGGGTCTGTTAGGGAGcttatttacatataatttacatataatttacatataatttacatatcaTGTATCAGGATGTGTGCTGATTTATAAACGATATTCCAGGCAGCCGTCGGATTCAAATCTCAGGATAAATCCCCaatataaactttattaatgcattttctggtgtgttttatattctttatttattattattttttattttaaagcataaaaTGGAGctgaagtgtaaataaataaataaataaaaccccaaCTCCATTCCATTTTTATATGtatctaattttatttgtattatctGTATTTACAGAAGTATTCAGTCTTCCAGTCTTAATCCAGTACGGAAAAATCAATCACTgtatcattattcatttttattagattcattttatttgtatccCAGTGTGATAACGgaagtaaatatattttgtattttcagtgtatcctctgcgtgtgtgtgtgtgtgtgtgtgtgtgtgcgcactatTTTATACTTATgaagtcatttattttatttattccaataattaacaccaacatttttatttggaatgtgatgaaaaaataaaaataaatgttataatttctaGTCttcagagttttatttatttacccacaaTCCACCTGATGTACTtttatatctttctttctttatttatttatgatgtagCTGTAttaatcaaaattatttttattattatactgtgcaaaagtcttggcaccctatatttttttttactacaatctttgttatagatgtttattttctacattattgattcagtacaaaaaccttttagattccaaacattagttttccagcacaaaatgaaacgttccagaaaaatgtttgtatgtcagtaaagaaagcagcagattccataagagacacttttcagataaaaacataatgaaggctgctgggtttcgctgcagaaataagaagcgagtcgacagtcaaagtctccagaagaactgtggctgcttctgcaagatgctcagtaacacttccagctcatttccttataaaactgcacacactgcacctcagatactgctttatttatttaaagtgaaggatcgtcacagcaaatactgactttgtttcatttattactgtttactgctctttataggattttttttaaatgtagaaacatttaatttcattatttctgaaggcgtctttactctacagcgtTTCTTTACATCTGCCtcagacttctgcacagtactgtatatcattaACTCAGCATCAGTTTCTCATCAAACCTTTTCTTAAAGGTTCATTTTTTTAGCTTCATGTAGTTATTTGTAGAAGAAACAGATGATATTACAGGACTGATTGTTTTATCCCTTTGTTGATTTCATACTGAACAAAATGGCCGCCGCTACAGCTAGCATGACGCCAACGGCTATTTCTGACATGCGTCCCAGTTTCTTGTCCTGAAACGTGTCTTCCTTCTGCCTCTTGATCTCCTGCAGACGAGCCCGGATGTGTTTCTGTCGCTGCAGCTGCTCGCCGTAGTGCGCGCGGTAGAAAGTGTCGAAATCGAAGACGTTCTGCGATCGAGCGCCGACCCCTGGAGAGCGACGATTTCTGGTAGCGTCGCTTGAAGATCCGCTCGTCGTCTCTCTCGCTGCAGTCGGTCTGCTCGAACCCCAGACGTCGGCCTCGCTGAGAATCCCTCTGTCGTATTTCTTGCGTAAAGTTTTATTCCCCAGCACGCTGTAGGCCTCGCTGATTTGCGAGAATCGTAACGCGGCGTATTCGCTGCCTGCGTTTTTATCGGGATGGTAGacgaaggactgtttatagtaCGCAGTCTTGATCTGCGCCTGAGTGGCGTTCGAAGAAACCTGCAGAATGTCGTAATAAGCGCTTTTCAATCTGTATAATGGGATTTCCTCAGTGCTGGAGGTTCTATACGACCTCGACACGTTTATACGCCTGCGAGATAAAACGCCGTAACTCTGGATCGCTCGAGTCACAGCAGAAACCTCTAACCTTCTTTTACTGGAGGCCAGATGGAGGAAAAAATATGGAGTCATCGTCAACAGGCTacctgtaatcataaacacattcattaacGTAATCATCATCAGATGGGTTTCTAATTAACGACTTAAACCTTTAACACTTCTGCAGCTTCCTCAGGTttcaattctattctatttgtatagcacttttaacaacggacattgtcacaaagcagctttacagaaataaatcaattgtaaatgtataaatttatctcctaatgagcgagtcagaggtgacgctggtgaagaaaaactccctgaggccatgtgaggaagaaaccttgagaggaaccagagtcaAAGGagaccatcctcatctgggtgacatggagagtgcgattataaatcattccctctattattgtgtactacatggacaaatagtgcagagtaataatataataaatacagtaataatataataaatacagtaataatataataaatacagtaataatataatataatacagtaataatataataaatacagtaattgtgtaaccaggaacttcatcacagttttcacatgaagtctgttttgttgaagttcactgatggagactttaATGTAAAAGTGTTGATGGGAATTGTAGTCTCAGTTTTAATAActattgaggaaaaaaaagcctcagaCAGTTTCAGATTCAAACTTAAGAGCATTTTATAGAATTGCAGAACAGATAACCTTCCACAAAACATCAATATTAATCTGGTGATAtggaaaatgataaataatagataaatcTAGTGgtgaaaagaagaaaggaaagtgcatgtgttttactttaatagcagctataacTCTATATTTCTGAAACAATGTCATTTTAATCAGGCTATAGCTCAGTGTTTCTGAGCTTCAGTAAACAGGAAGCACATTCAGTACAGCTGTTCCTCTGCTCTGCCTTaaacagctcattaacactgagTTACAGCACAAACGGAGGTGTGAGGAGCACTTTCACTCCgcgcattaacacacacacacacacacacacacacacagcctgagaCAAGGTGAGAAGGTGAGAAGGTG
This is a stretch of genomic DNA from Pangasianodon hypophthalmus isolate fPanHyp1 chromosome 17, fPanHyp1.pri, whole genome shotgun sequence. It encodes these proteins:
- the LOC113524176 gene encoding dnaJ homolog subfamily C member 30, mitochondrial — encoded protein: MAEVRLRLGSGAGSLLTMTPYFFLHLASSKRRLEVSAVTRAIQSYGVLSRRRINVSRSYRTSSTEEIPLYRLKSAYYDILQVSSNATQAQIKTAYYKQSFVYHPDKNAGSEYAALRFSQISEAYSVLGNKTLRKKYDRGILSEADVWGSSRPTAARETTSGSSSDATRNRRSPGVGARSQNVFDFDTFYRAHYGEQLQRQKHIRARLQEIKRQKEDTFQDKKLGRMSEIAVGVMLAVAAAILFSMKSTKG